In the Corynebacterium suedekumii genome, one interval contains:
- a CDS encoding amino acid ABC transporter permease yields MTVRATVLYDAPGPKGRRLNLTITVISALVALAVVAWILWTMQANGQLEANKWTPFLDARTWETYLLPGLFGTLRAAFFSIILALVLGVLLGLGRLSELAPLRWFCAVIVEFFRAIPVLLLMIFAYQLFAVYNMVPPRQLAFSAVVFGLTMYNGSVIAEILRSGINSLPKGQTEAARALGMSHQQTMRKILLPQAVAAMLPALIAQMVIALKDSALGYQIGYVEVVRSGIQSASVNQNFLASLTVVAIVMILINWGLTSLAQRIERQLRAGRARKNIVAKVPHQPEQGLDTKDNVNVDWQAPGYTEIKNPGQ; encoded by the coding sequence ATGACCGTACGCGCCACCGTCCTCTACGACGCCCCCGGCCCCAAGGGCCGACGGCTCAACCTCACCATCACCGTGATCTCCGCCCTGGTCGCCCTGGCCGTGGTCGCCTGGATCCTGTGGACCATGCAGGCCAACGGCCAGCTCGAGGCGAACAAATGGACCCCGTTCCTCGACGCCCGCACCTGGGAGACCTACCTCCTCCCCGGCCTGTTCGGCACCCTCCGGGCGGCATTCTTCTCCATCATCCTCGCACTGGTCCTCGGCGTCCTGCTCGGCCTGGGTCGCCTCTCTGAGCTGGCTCCGCTGCGGTGGTTCTGCGCGGTGATCGTCGAGTTCTTCCGTGCCATTCCGGTGCTGCTGCTCATGATCTTCGCCTACCAGCTCTTCGCCGTGTACAACATGGTCCCGCCCCGCCAGCTGGCGTTCTCCGCCGTGGTCTTCGGCCTGACCATGTACAACGGCTCCGTCATCGCCGAGATCCTGCGCTCGGGCATCAACTCCCTGCCCAAGGGCCAGACCGAGGCCGCCCGTGCCCTGGGCATGTCGCACCAGCAGACGATGCGCAAGATCCTGCTGCCCCAGGCCGTGGCCGCCATGCTGCCGGCGCTCATCGCCCAGATGGTCATTGCGCTCAAGGACTCCGCACTCGGCTACCAGATCGGCTACGTCGAGGTCGTCCGCTCCGGCATCCAGTCCGCGTCCGTCAACCAGAACTTCCTGGCCTCGCTCACGGTGGTCGCCATCGTCATGATCCTCATCAACTGGGGTCTGACCTCCCTGGCCCAGCGCATCGAGCGTCAGCTGCGTGCCGGCCGGGCCCGGAAGAACATCGTGGCCAAGGTTCCGCACCAGCCGGAACAGGGCCTGGACACCAAGGACAACGTCAACGTCGACTGGCAGGCTCCGGGTTACACCGAGATCAAGAATCCCGGCCAGTAG
- the recX gene encoding recombination regulator RecX: protein MSVHQTETQQEKLDQLRRALEEYASGDTPGLFDHEAEAAKAAVRKRALGLLDQRARSRHELRTRLIDAEFDPRVVDDVLDDLAGVGLLDDRTFAHEWVRQRHARRGKSARVLDMELKDKGVEPGIRADALDQIDSADEESTARTVAEKKARTIRKVPGDRAESDKQLRRIVGVLARRGYPQGMSLRIAREVLDERVTALQ from the coding sequence GTGAGCGTTCACCAGACGGAAACCCAGCAGGAGAAGCTCGACCAGCTCCGCCGGGCCCTGGAGGAGTACGCCTCCGGCGACACTCCGGGGCTGTTCGACCACGAGGCGGAGGCAGCCAAAGCGGCCGTGCGTAAACGCGCGCTCGGGCTGCTCGACCAGCGAGCCCGCTCCCGGCACGAACTGCGGACCCGGCTCATCGATGCCGAGTTCGACCCCCGGGTCGTCGATGACGTCCTCGACGACCTGGCCGGGGTCGGCCTCCTCGACGACCGCACCTTCGCCCATGAATGGGTCCGGCAGCGCCACGCCCGCCGCGGCAAATCCGCCAGGGTCCTGGACATGGAACTGAAGGACAAGGGGGTCGAGCCGGGCATCCGGGCAGACGCCCTCGATCAGATCGACTCCGCCGACGAGGAATCCACCGCCCGCACGGTGGCAGAGAAGAAGGCCCGGACCATCCGGAAGGTGCCGGGCGACCGGGCCGAATCGGACAAGCAGTTGCGGCGCATCGTCGGCGTGCTCGCCCGGCGAGGCTACCCGCAGGGCATGAGTCTGCGCATCGCCCGGGAAGTACTCGACGAGCGGGTCACCGCACTGCAGTGA
- the recA gene encoding recombinase RecA encodes MAPKKKTTAAGAGADRQKALDAALSMIEKDFGKGAVMRLGDENRPPIQVISSGNTAIDVALGIGGFPRGRIVEVYGPESSGKTTVALHAIAQAQKAGGIAAFIDAEHALDPDYAKKLGVDTDALLVSQPDTGEQALEIADMLVRSGAIDIIVIDSVAALTPKAEIEGEMGDSHVGLQARLMSQALRKMTGALHNSNTTAIFINQLREKIGVMFGSPETTTGGKALKFYSSVRCDVRRIQTLKDGQDAIGNRTRLKVVKNKVSPPFKIAEFDIMYGEGISRESSIIDMGVENGIVKKSGSWFTYEGDQLGQGKEKARLLLKETPELADEIERKILGKLGVGPEAANAADDNLSDDPVDMVPNVDFDDDDEDTSLVAGGAAAAER; translated from the coding sequence ATGGCACCCAAGAAGAAGACCACCGCAGCAGGCGCCGGCGCCGACCGGCAGAAGGCCCTCGACGCGGCCCTGTCGATGATCGAGAAGGACTTCGGCAAGGGGGCCGTCATGCGCCTGGGCGATGAGAACCGTCCGCCGATCCAGGTCATCTCCTCCGGCAACACCGCCATCGACGTCGCACTCGGCATCGGTGGCTTCCCCCGCGGACGCATTGTCGAGGTCTACGGTCCGGAATCCTCCGGTAAGACCACCGTCGCCCTCCACGCCATCGCTCAGGCCCAGAAGGCCGGCGGCATCGCCGCCTTCATCGACGCAGAGCACGCGCTCGACCCGGACTACGCCAAGAAGCTCGGCGTGGACACCGACGCCCTGCTGGTCTCCCAGCCGGACACCGGTGAGCAGGCACTCGAGATCGCCGACATGCTCGTGCGTTCCGGTGCCATCGACATCATCGTCATCGACTCGGTGGCGGCCCTGACCCCGAAGGCGGAGATCGAGGGCGAGATGGGCGACAGCCACGTCGGCCTCCAGGCCCGCCTCATGAGCCAGGCACTGCGCAAGATGACCGGCGCCCTACACAACTCCAACACCACCGCCATCTTCATCAACCAGCTGCGTGAGAAGATCGGCGTGATGTTCGGCTCCCCGGAGACCACCACCGGCGGTAAGGCTCTGAAGTTCTACTCCTCGGTGCGCTGTGACGTCCGCCGGATCCAGACCCTCAAGGACGGTCAGGACGCCATCGGCAACCGCACCCGTCTCAAGGTGGTCAAGAACAAGGTCTCCCCGCCGTTCAAGATCGCCGAGTTCGACATCATGTACGGCGAGGGCATCTCCCGCGAGTCCTCCATCATCGACATGGGTGTGGAGAACGGCATCGTGAAGAAGTCCGGCTCCTGGTTCACCTACGAAGGAGACCAGCTGGGCCAGGGCAAGGAGAAGGCCCGCCTGCTGCTCAAGGAGACCCCGGAACTCGCCGACGAGATCGAACGCAAGATCCTGGGCAAGCTCGGTGTCGGCCCGGAGGCCGCCAACGCCGCCGACGACAACCTCAGCGACGATCCGGTGGACATGGTCCCCAACGTCGACTTCGACGACGACGATGAGGACACCAGCCTCGTCGCCGGCGGAGCGGCAGCCGCCGAACGGTAG
- a CDS encoding DUF3046 domain-containing protein produces MRLTEFHQLITDEFGKVQGNWIVHSHVLAGFGRTPEQLIEDGADLRKVWLQLSDDFDVPDSRRLGLDQPGH; encoded by the coding sequence ATGCGTTTGACGGAGTTCCACCAGCTCATCACCGACGAGTTCGGGAAGGTCCAGGGCAACTGGATCGTCCATTCGCATGTCCTCGCCGGTTTCGGCCGTACGCCCGAGCAGCTCATCGAGGACGGTGCGGATCTGCGGAAGGTATGGCTTCAGCTGAGTGATGACTTCGACGTCCCGGACAGTCGCCGCCTCGGGCTGGATCAGCCCGGACACTGA
- a CDS encoding biotin transporter BioY, translating to MTTTVSGRTSSRSGVQDLAYIAVFAALIIVLAFVAIPVGAAGLPIVLQNAAIVLAGLVLGGRRGFLAAALFLFLGLIGLPVLAGGRTTLAALAGPTVGYLVGYLLSAGVAGVMAYRARPRKRGGQIGWFTLAAVVGLLVQYLCGALGLVWRAGMSLTEAIIAQGAFLVPDVAKFAVMVVIALGIHAAFPDLLARRK from the coding sequence ATGACAACAACAGTATCCGGCCGTACGTCCTCGCGGTCCGGCGTGCAGGATCTCGCCTACATCGCCGTGTTCGCCGCACTCATCATCGTGCTGGCCTTCGTCGCCATCCCCGTCGGTGCGGCGGGCCTGCCCATCGTGCTGCAGAACGCCGCCATCGTCCTCGCCGGCCTGGTCCTCGGCGGCCGTCGCGGCTTCCTCGCCGCGGCCCTGTTCCTCTTCCTCGGTCTCATCGGCCTGCCGGTGCTCGCCGGCGGTCGCACCACCCTGGCGGCACTGGCCGGCCCGACCGTCGGGTACCTGGTGGGCTACCTCCTGTCCGCGGGCGTCGCCGGCGTCATGGCCTACCGGGCGCGGCCGAGGAAGCGGGGCGGGCAGATCGGCTGGTTCACTCTCGCGGCCGTCGTCGGCCTCCTGGTCCAGTACCTCTGCGGCGCTCTCGGCCTGGTGTGGCGCGCGGGCATGAGCCTGACGGAGGCGATCATCGCACAGGGTGCGTTCCTCGTCCCGGACGTGGCCAAGTTCGCCGTCATGGTCGTCATCGCCCTGGGCATCCACGCCGCGTTCCCCGATCTGCTGGCCCGCAGGAAGTAA
- a CDS encoding energy-coupling factor ABC transporter ATP-binding protein, producing the protein MPTVTFEDVSATFDGDTHPTLARISLSLTEHRIGIIGANGSGKSTLARLINGLGEPTSGRVLVDGVDVARHGRDIRRRVGFVFSDAENQIVMPQVRDDVAFSLRRLKLARAERDTRVDAALARFGLEDLADNSPHTLSGGQKQLLALAAVLVIEPDLIIADEPTTLLDLRNRARIAREFAALDQQLIVVTHDLDILDGFDRVLCLDNGRIVADGDPAEVCAHYRELMLT; encoded by the coding sequence ATGCCCACCGTCACCTTCGAGGACGTCTCCGCCACCTTCGACGGCGACACCCACCCCACCCTCGCCCGGATCTCCCTGTCGCTGACCGAGCACCGCATCGGCATCATCGGCGCCAACGGGTCCGGGAAATCCACCCTGGCCCGGCTCATCAACGGCCTCGGCGAGCCGACCTCCGGCCGCGTGCTCGTCGACGGCGTCGATGTCGCCCGACATGGCCGCGACATTCGCCGCCGCGTCGGATTCGTCTTCTCCGACGCCGAGAATCAGATCGTCATGCCCCAGGTGCGTGACGACGTCGCCTTCTCCCTCCGTCGCCTGAAACTCGCCCGCGCCGAGCGCGACACGCGTGTCGACGCCGCCCTGGCCCGCTTCGGCCTCGAGGACCTCGCCGACAACTCACCGCACACCCTCTCCGGCGGCCAGAAGCAGCTGCTCGCCCTGGCGGCAGTCCTGGTCATCGAACCGGACCTCATCATCGCGGACGAGCCGACAACCCTGCTGGACCTGCGCAACCGCGCCCGGATCGCCCGGGAATTCGCCGCCCTCGACCAGCAGCTCATCGTGGTCACCCATGATCTGGACATCCTCGACGGCTTCGACCGGGTCCTCTGCCTCGACAACGGCCGCATCGTCGCCGACGGTGACCCCGCCGAGGTCTGCGCTCACTACCGGGAACTCATGCTGACATGA
- a CDS encoding energy-coupling factor transporter transmembrane component T family protein — protein sequence MRNIPLGVYLPGDSPIHQLPAGGKFILLLVFILASTILVKDPLVAAAWLAVVVAGYIVARIPVRTALGQTLPVLPVLLVLGAFQWWQRGWEFAATTVLILLASVAAAALLTLTTSIAELMAAIERGLSPFERFGLPVETISLAVSLTLRLIPLQLATVQDVLAARKARGAGFSVTAFGTPVMVRSIRRARLLAEALIARGAAD from the coding sequence ATGAGGAACATTCCGCTCGGAGTGTACCTGCCCGGTGACTCCCCCATCCATCAACTTCCGGCCGGCGGGAAGTTCATCCTGCTCCTGGTGTTCATCCTCGCCTCAACCATCCTGGTGAAGGATCCGCTCGTGGCCGCAGCCTGGCTCGCGGTGGTGGTGGCCGGTTACATCGTCGCCCGGATACCGGTGCGCACGGCACTGGGGCAGACACTGCCCGTTCTGCCCGTTCTGCTGGTCCTGGGCGCGTTCCAGTGGTGGCAGCGGGGGTGGGAGTTCGCCGCCACGACGGTGCTCATCCTGCTCGCCTCGGTGGCCGCCGCCGCCCTGCTCACACTGACCACGAGCATCGCCGAACTGATGGCCGCGATTGAACGTGGCCTGTCCCCCTTCGAGCGGTTCGGCCTGCCGGTGGAGACGATCTCTCTGGCGGTTTCGCTGACCCTGCGGCTGATCCCGCTGCAGCTGGCGACTGTCCAGGACGTGCTGGCCGCCCGGAAGGCGCGCGGTGCCGGGTTCTCCGTCACGGCGTTCGGCACGCCGGTGATGGTCCGTTCCATCCGTCGGGCGCGTCTGCTCGCGGAAGCGCTCATCGCCCGGGGTGCCGCGGACTGA
- a CDS encoding YceI family protein gives MTTYHLDPALSQIAFEVRHAMITRVRGLFTDVEATVVNDTVQATIAVASLDSGVRYRDDHLLAGDFFDAVTHPEITFRSTEVERDGDGDRARVVGELTIKGITRSVTLEVIDIAEADVPVPATGEIEHRLGFRATTTINRKDFGIAFHAELPGGGLLLSDDVRIEIDGSAVQAP, from the coding sequence ATGACCACATATCACTTGGACCCGGCCCTGTCCCAGATCGCCTTCGAGGTGCGTCACGCGATGATCACCCGCGTGCGAGGCCTGTTCACCGACGTGGAGGCGACGGTCGTCAACGACACCGTTCAGGCCACCATCGCCGTCGCCTCCCTCGACTCCGGTGTGCGATACCGAGATGACCATCTCCTGGCCGGTGACTTCTTCGACGCCGTCACCCACCCCGAGATCACCTTCCGCTCCACCGAGGTCGAGCGCGACGGGGACGGTGACCGGGCGCGGGTGGTCGGCGAGCTGACGATCAAGGGGATCACCCGGTCGGTCACCCTGGAGGTCATCGACATCGCCGAAGCCGACGTTCCCGTGCCGGCCACCGGAGAGATCGAACACCGACTGGGATTCCGTGCCACCACGACGATCAACCGGAAGGATTTCGGCATCGCCTTCCACGCGGAACTTCCCGGCGGTGGCCTGCTGCTTTCCGACGACGTCCGCATCGAGATCGACGGATCAGCCGTTCAGGCCCCTTGA
- a CDS encoding PspA/IM30 family protein, with product MANPFVKAWKYLMALFDSKIEENADPKVQIQQAIEDAQRQHQELSQQAAAVIGNQRQLEMQLNRRLGEIEKLQANTRQALQLADKARAEGDEKKAVEYENAAEAFAAQLVTAEQSVEDTKQLHDQSLQQADQAKQAVERNAMALQQKVSERTKLLSQLEQAKMQEKVSESLQSMNAITNGSTPNLDQVREKIERRYANALGQAELAQNSVEGRMAEVQQAGIQMAGHSRLEQIRAEMQGGGQLTSGQNPAIEGGAAAPADDAAAQRMRELRGE from the coding sequence ATGGCTAACCCCTTCGTCAAGGCATGGAAGTACCTGATGGCACTCTTCGACTCGAAGATCGAGGAGAACGCCGATCCGAAGGTGCAGATTCAGCAGGCCATCGAGGATGCCCAGCGCCAGCATCAGGAGCTGTCCCAGCAGGCCGCCGCCGTGATCGGCAACCAGCGCCAGCTGGAGATGCAGCTCAACCGCCGCCTGGGTGAGATCGAGAAGCTGCAGGCCAACACCCGCCAGGCCCTGCAGCTGGCCGACAAGGCCCGCGCCGAGGGCGACGAGAAGAAGGCCGTCGAGTACGAGAACGCGGCCGAGGCCTTCGCCGCTCAGCTAGTCACCGCAGAGCAGTCCGTCGAGGACACCAAGCAGCTGCACGACCAGTCCCTGCAGCAGGCCGACCAGGCGAAGCAGGCCGTCGAGCGCAACGCCATGGCACTGCAGCAGAAGGTCTCCGAGCGCACCAAGCTGCTTTCCCAGCTGGAGCAGGCCAAGATGCAGGAGAAGGTCTCCGAGTCCCTGCAGTCCATGAACGCCATCACCAACGGCTCTACCCCGAACCTGGACCAGGTGCGCGAGAAGATCGAGCGCCGTTACGCCAACGCCCTCGGCCAGGCCGAGCTGGCCCAGAACTCCGTCGAGGGCCGCATGGCGGAGGTCCAGCAGGCCGGTATCCAGATGGCCGGGCACTCCCGCCTCGAGCAGATCCGCGCCGAGATGCAGGGCGGTGGCCAGCTCACCTCCGGACAGAACCCGGCCATCGAGGGCGGCGCCGCAGCCCCCGCCGACGATGCCGCGGCCCAGCGCATGCGCGAGCTGCGCGGCGAATAG
- a CDS encoding helix-turn-helix domain-containing protein → MVTTAVLHTPITPSRTTSGPAPELLLREALGGALRAFRADKGITLRELAEAARVSPGYLSELERGRKEVSSELLASVCHALDTSVADVLIEAAGSMALQSVAEELAHEAM, encoded by the coding sequence ATGGTTACCACCGCTGTTCTTCACACTCCGATCACCCCGTCCCGCACCACCTCCGGACCCGCTCCCGAGCTGCTGCTGCGCGAGGCACTCGGTGGTGCGCTGCGGGCCTTCCGGGCCGACAAGGGCATCACACTGCGGGAGCTCGCCGAAGCCGCCCGGGTCTCGCCCGGCTACCTCTCCGAACTGGAACGAGGCCGCAAGGAAGTCTCCTCCGAACTTCTCGCCTCGGTCTGCCATGCCCTGGACACCTCCGTCGCCGACGTACTCATTGAGGCCGCCGGTTCCATGGCCCTGCAGTCCGTCGCGGAAGAGCTGGCACACGAGGCCATGTAA